DNA from Acidobacteriota bacterium:
ATTCATACGGGAACATTGATATGGCCATTTCAATGGCTTAAACAATTGACTGGTATTCACCTTGCTATCAGCATAGTAAATTTTGTATTTGCAATTTTAACCATGATTTATACAGGCATTCTCTTAGGAGCTTCGAGACCGATTGCTCTGTGGAGCACTGCAATGTTACCGCTTTTATTTCTCGTTTCAGGATTATCAACCGGTGCGTTATCAATTATCTTCTTTCTTTCTATGTTTGGTTTCTCTGGTGGAAATGGCCTCGGATGGCAGATCTTTCAATTAGCGAAACTCGACATATTGTTGATATTTATAGAATTCATCGTAATATTCTTTTATATACAGGCAACACATAGAACTGAAGAGTCGAGAGCTTCAGCTTCACTGATGATAAAAGAAAAATTTGCTCCAATGTTCTGGATTGGAATCATTCTGATTGGTATGGCGATTCCTCTTGTAATTGAGCTCATTGAAATCAGCGTATTAAAAGAAGCTCTGGAGATCTATTCATCCATCGCAGGAGTTTTTGCTTCGCTATGCGGTCTTTCAGGTGGATATCTACTCCGCTACATAATCCTCGCCTGCGGGGTCAGAACGCCGCTAAGAGCTGCAGGAATTGAATTCACCTTTTCTTCTTCTTCAATTCCTCGTACTTAAGACTTTAATAATCAAATAAATTTTATGGTTAACTTCTTTTTAGTGGGGGGGATTATTCTAATTTCTAATTCTTCATAACCGCTATTTTTTATTCTAAATGCTCTAACTTCAGGCTTATCTTTTTCTACCAGCGAAACTATAATGGCTGGAACATCAGGATCAAAATGTAAGTCCATATCAATTTTTGTTGGAGTTGCATAAAGACATCTATGAGAATGATAAATAGCCACAATTTGCTGATTCTTTCTTGCAATTTTTTCCATTACTCTTGCTTGTTCTTTTTTATCTATTAGAAAACCTCTATCTCTCTCATGATAGAATTCTCCATAGGATTTGAAGAAAGAATTAACATCGGTGTCTGTTAATCTAAGATTGGTGGTTAAAGGATATATTTCTTCAGCAATGTATTCTTTTCTTCCTGCAATTAATCCATAGGCTTTTTTTGGCAAAGCCTTTTTGCAAAGAGAGATTAATCTGTTAAATAATTTCTCAGTGAAATAAATCATGGTGTATTATCTCAATAAATTATTAATAAGTCTTTTTCTCCTGCAATCAGGGCATAATTTCTGTACTTCTTTTTCTACGAGTTCAGGTTTATTCTGAATTGTTTTTATTTTCTTTGCAGGAATAAATGAAGTACCGCAATCATGACATCTGACTATTTCCTCTTTCATAAGTGATAATATAGCCGGTTGTTTTCTGGCATCCTTTTTTTCCAATATGTAAATAGCTTCCTCTGGACACTTTTCCTGACAATATGGTTTTCCGTTACAGTTATTACAATAATAAACATTAAAAACTAACTCCCATTCCTCATCGTCCTTTATCATACTGATAGCATTAGATGGACAATGGTCAACGCATACCTCACACATAGAACATTTTGTTTTATCAACCTCTACTATCCAGTAAGTTTTTAAATTTTGTTTTTCTTTTTTCTCTTTATTTTTAAATTCTTTAATTTCCATCTTGATTATTTCCTCTCTTTTATTCCTGCCATTTTTATTTTTCCAGCTTTAGGATGGTCCACTTCTACAAGCATCTCCCTGTGTAATACCTGAGGGTCATTTCTAAAAATATAAATTTTCTTCTATCCATACTAACCAAATAAAACGAGATAAGCAAATAGACTGAACAGAGGAGATAGACTAAATAACATTTTCTTCCCTTAGAACTTCAATTTCTTTATCACTGAGTCCCAAAAGTCTTGAAAGTATCTCATCTGTATGTTCGCCAAGAAGAGGAGGATGGGATCTAATGTTGGCTTTGGTCTCTGAATATTTTACAGGTATTCCTGCCATTTTTATTTTTCCAGCTTTAGGATGGTCCACTTCTACAAGCATCTCCCTGTGTAATACCTGAGGGTCATTAAATACTTCTTCAACTGTGTTTATGGGCCCTGAGGGTATCGATGCTGACTCAAACAGTTCCAGCCATTCAGCAGCGTCTTTTTTTTCAACTATCTCACTCAGGATACCAATCAATTCCTTCCGATTTTTCACTCTTGAGGGATTTGTTGAGAATTTTGGGTTATCTATTAAATGGGGCATTCCAATTACCCTGCAGAAATTCGCCCATATTTTATCATTTCCTACGGCAATAATTATGTGTTTATCCCTTGCCTTAAACGCCTGGTACGGAACTATTGATTCGTGAGCTGTCCCCCATCTCTTTGGTTTAACTCCTCCGACAAGATAAGAGCTTCCTATATTAACAAGAGCTGCAACCTGAACTTCTAAAAGGGATAAATCAATCCTCTGGCCTTTTTTCATCCTTTCTCTTGCAAAAAGTGCTGTTGTTATAGCTCCCTGAGCAAAGACTCCTGTTAAGACATCAGTTATCGCCACTCCCACTTTTACTGGATTTCCATCTTCCTCACCGGTTATACTCATCAAACCTCCCATCGCAGAAACAACAAGATCGTATCCAGTTTTATCTTTGTATG
Protein-coding regions in this window:
- the nrfD gene encoding NrfD/PsrC family molybdoenzyme membrane anchor subunit, producing the protein MEIKLEGQTEWGWKIAAYLFLAGVGAGAYAVGIFANFTGWTLASKIGIFLGFPLLFIGTFFLIADLGVKPRALRAFMNPKTSWIARGTFIISIFMILGAIHTGTLIWPFQWLKQLTGIHLAISIVNFVFAILTMIYTGILLGASRPIALWSTAMLPLLFLVSGLSTGALSIIFFLSMFGFSGGNGLGWQIFQLAKLDILLIFIEFIVIFFYIQATHRTEESRASASLMIKEKFAPMFWIGIILIGMAIPLVIELIEISVLKEALEIYSSIAGVFASLCGLSGGYLLRYIILACGVRTPLRAAGIEFTFSSSSIPRT
- a CDS encoding M67 family metallopeptidase, producing MIYFTEKLFNRLISLCKKALPKKAYGLIAGRKEYIAEEIYPLTTNLRLTDTDVNSFFKSYGEFYHERDRGFLIDKKEQARVMEKIARKNQQIVAIYHSHRCLYATPTKIDMDLHFDPDVPAIIVSLVEKDKPEVRAFRIKNSGYEELEIRIIPPTKKKLTIKFI
- a CDS encoding 4Fe-4S dicluster domain-containing protein, with product MEIKEFKNKEKKEKQNLKTYWIVEVDKTKCSMCEVCVDHCPSNAISMIKDDEEWELVFNVYYCNNCNGKPYCQEKCPEEAIYILEKKDARKQPAILSLMKEEIVRCHDCGTSFIPAKKIKTIQNKPELVEKEVQKLCPDCRRKRLINNLLR
- a CDS encoding CaiB/BaiF CoA-transferase family protein produces the protein MSGPLEGIRVLDFSRVLAGPYCSMILGDLGAEVIKVERPGTGDDTRKWGPPFINGESAYFICANRNKKSIILNLQTEKGIEIAKKLVEKSDVVIENFPPGTMEKFGIDYDTLKGINPGIIYCSITGFGPDGPYKDKTGYDLVVSAMGGLMSITGEEDGNPVKVGVAITDVLTGVFAQGAITTALFARERMKKGQRIDLSLLEVQVAALVNIGSSYLVGGVKPKRWGTAHESIVPYQAFKARDKHIIIAVGNDKIWANFCRVIGMPHLIDNPKFSTNPSRVKNRKELIGILSEIVEKKDAAEWLELFESASIPSGPINTVEEVFNDPQVLHREMLVEVDHPKAGKIKMAGIPVKYSETKANIRSHPPLLGEHTDEILSRLLGLSDKEIEVLREENVI